The DNA sequence CAATAGATTATGTATTAGAATGTCTAGATACAATATATAAAACTCAAAATGCAAATGGAGAAATAAGAAGAGTAAATGTAAATATAGCAGCAACGACTGTAGAAAATTATAAGGCATTACATGAAAAGGGAATAGGAACATACATATTATTCCAGGAGACATATCATAAGCCAACTTATGAAAAAATGCATCCAAAATCATTAAAAGGAGATTATGAATATCATTTAACAGCTTTTGATAGAGCTATGGAAGCTGGAATTGATGACGTTGGAGCAGGAGTTTTATTTGGATTAGCAGATCCTAGATTTGAAGTTTTAGGACTTATGATGCATAATGCACATTTAGAGGAAAAATATGGAGTAGGTTTCCATACAATATCAGTTCCAAGACTTCAACCTGCTACAGGGGTAACATTAGAAAACTATCCACATTTATTAGACGATAAAATGTTTAAAAAGATAGTAGCTATTTTAAGAATAGCTGTTCCATTTACAGGACTTATATTATCAACAAGAGAAACTGCAGATATGAGAAGAGAACTACTACATTATGGGGTAAGTCAAATATCAGCAGGATCATCAACTGGTGTTGGAGGATATAAAGAACGAGAAGCAGGAAATGAAAGTAAGCAATTTAAAACTAGTGATGAAAGAAGTCCTATAGAAATACTAAAAGAGTTATTAAATGATGGGTATATTCCAAGTTACTGTACTGCTTGTTATAGAAAAGGAAGAACTGGAGATAGATTTATGCAACTTGCGAAATCTGGAAATATAAAATATGTTTGTGAGCCAAATGCTCTTATGACATTACATGAGTTTACTCTAGATTATGGAGATGAAGAATTATATGAAAAGGCACAGGAAGTTATAAAAAGAGAAACTGAAAATATACAAAGAGATGATTTAAAGACATACACTAAAGAAAGTATGGAAAAAATGAAAAACGGAGAAAGAGATTTTTACTTATAGGAGGCATATATGAACATTACTCCAAATGCAAATAGAAAACATATTGGTATATATGGAAATACAAATAGCGGAAAGTCTTCACTTATGAATGTTATATTAGGCCAAGATATATCATTAGTATCGAGTGTTGAAGGAACAACTACAGACCCAGTTCAAAAAGCTATGGAATTAATACCTTTTGGACCTATATTACTAATAGATACAGCAGGTCTTGAGGATAAATCTGAACTTGGAGAAGTAAGAATTAAAAAAAGTTATGATTATTTAAAAAGACTTGATTTTTCCATATATGTAATAGATGGAAAAAACATAGATATAGAAACTTATAAAATTTGGAAAAGACAAGCAAATAAGTATAATGTAGGACATATTGTTGTTGTAAATAAGATAGATACTTTAAATGAAGAAGAAATTAATGAGATAAAAAAAATATTTGAAAATCCTATATTTATATCAGTTAAAGAAAACAAGGGTATAGATAAACTAAAAGAAGAACTTATAAAATACTTAGAACAAGAGGAAGAAGATAAGCCTATAGTTGGAGATTTACTACCTTATGGATCTAAAGTTGTATTAGTAGTTCCAATAGACTCAGAAGCTCCTAAAGGAAGAATTATACTTCCACAAGTTCAAGTTATAAGAGATTGTCTAGACCATGGAATTAAAACTTATGTAGTAAGGGATACTGAGTTAAGCCAAGCTTTAAATGATTTAAAAGACATTGACTTAGTTATAACTGATTCGCAGGCTTTTAAAGAGGTAGAATCTATAATTCCAAGTGATATGAAACTAACAAGTTTTTCTATATTATTTGCAAGACAAAAAGGGGAAATAAAAGATTTTTTAGAAGGTACTAAAAAATTAGATTCACTAAAACCGGGAGATAAAATTCTTATATGTGAAAGTTGTACTCATAATGTGTCTCATGAGGACATAGGTAGAGTTAAAATACCAAATATGTTAAGAAAAATAGCTGGTGGAGATTTAATTATAGATTATAAGGTAGGATATGATTTTAAAGAAAATGTAGAGGATTATAATCTTATTATTCACTGTGGAGCATGTATGGTAAATAGAAAAAGTATATTGAATAAAATTGATATATGTAAAGAAAAGAATGTACCTATAACTAATTATGGAATGGTTATAGCTTATTTTACAGGTATATTAAATAGAGCAGTTAATATATTTTAATAAAAAAGGTGTATAAATTTATACACCTTTTTTTATTTCAACTACTACATTACTATCAAGATAACTCTCAACTTTATTATAAGTAACTAATTTATTAAACCTCGGATAGGATGAAATGTATCTTACATAAACAGATGTCTTTAAAAGTTGAGGTCTATTTTCTAAAAATACTCTATCCCCATTTACGACAGCACCAATAGATAAGTGTATTTTTTCAACGAATTTTTCATATCTTTCATTGACTATATCAAATTCATAATTTCCAATAAAAACAAATAGAACTAGTTGATAAATATCGCCAGAGAACCAATGCCACTGACCATAAATTAAGTTAGTGCTTACTGTAGATAAATCTAAGTTATAAAAGTAAGGTGAGATTGATAAATCCACGACTTCAGGATTTTCTGTATGAAATATGGTATAGCGTCTAAATCGTATAGGGTATGTCAGTGTATAAGGTTCATAAATCGTAACATTGACTTTTGATAAACTTAAATTTGCCAATAAAACCACATCCTAAATTATTATATTTAATTTATTATATTTTAATTAGTATAAATTGTGATATTTAAATTAATTTGCAAATAACAATACATATATGAATACACGAAGAATATATTATTAATATCAGAAAATTATGAGAGGTGGTTTTTATAAAGTATGAAGTAATAGTTAAATATAATTCAAATATTAAATTAATAGAAGACAAATTAGATGCATTAGTAGATGTATTAAGCAATTCTTACGCGAGAATAACTTTAAAAAACAAAGAAGACATAAATAAACTGAAAAATTTTCCTGAAATTAAAAATATAGAAAAAATATTTAAATTAAAAGGTCAAGGTGAAAAGAGTTTTTCAAAAGCTA is a window from the Paraclostridium sordellii genome containing:
- the hydF gene encoding [FeFe] hydrogenase H-cluster maturation GTPase HydF, producing MNITPNANRKHIGIYGNTNSGKSSLMNVILGQDISLVSSVEGTTTDPVQKAMELIPFGPILLIDTAGLEDKSELGEVRIKKSYDYLKRLDFSIYVIDGKNIDIETYKIWKRQANKYNVGHIVVVNKIDTLNEEEINEIKKIFENPIFISVKENKGIDKLKEELIKYLEQEEEDKPIVGDLLPYGSKVVLVVPIDSEAPKGRIILPQVQVIRDCLDHGIKTYVVRDTELSQALNDLKDIDLVITDSQAFKEVESIIPSDMKLTSFSILFARQKGEIKDFLEGTKKLDSLKPGDKILICESCTHNVSHEDIGRVKIPNMLRKIAGGDLIIDYKVGYDFKENVEDYNLIIHCGACMVNRKSILNKIDICKEKNVPITNYGMVIAYFTGILNRAVNIF
- the hydG gene encoding [FeFe] hydrogenase H-cluster radical SAM maturase HydG, whose protein sequence is MFINHEEIYKILEETKNPSNEEIKEVLNRAKKREGLSYKDIAILLQTEDEKDLEEIYSLAGEIKRDIYGKRIVVFAPLYVSDYCVNNCVYCGYRRNNEFCRRRLTMEEVAEEVKILEQMGHKRLALELGEDPVNAPIDYVLECLDTIYKTQNANGEIRRVNVNIAATTVENYKALHEKGIGTYILFQETYHKPTYEKMHPKSLKGDYEYHLTAFDRAMEAGIDDVGAGVLFGLADPRFEVLGLMMHNAHLEEKYGVGFHTISVPRLQPATGVTLENYPHLLDDKMFKKIVAILRIAVPFTGLILSTRETADMRRELLHYGVSQISAGSSTGVGGYKEREAGNESKQFKTSDERSPIEILKELLNDGYIPSYCTACYRKGRTGDRFMQLAKSGNIKYVCEPNALMTLHEFTLDYGDEELYEKAQEVIKRETENIQRDDLKTYTKESMEKMKNGERDFYL
- a CDS encoding staygreen family protein, with protein sequence MVLLANLSLSKVNVTIYEPYTLTYPIRFRRYTIFHTENPEVVDLSISPYFYNLDLSTVSTNLIYGQWHWFSGDIYQLVLFVFIGNYEFDIVNERYEKFVEKIHLSIGAVVNGDRVFLENRPQLLKTSVYVRYISSYPRFNKLVTYNKVESYLDSNVVVEIKKGV